A DNA window from Limnothrix sp. FACHB-406 contains the following coding sequences:
- the ebsA gene encoding type IV pilus biogenesis protein EbsA: protein MSLDKLEPAAKGAVGVYLPYYQGAKRNVLPFAIGLYQKGSIEGKRRIEGGDDIPFVATWRVSTLPADLTRCRIQFDGNAELSYEVSMANFEFISFLIDVLIDYKKTRVTDFSKAFYRKLLSHLE, encoded by the coding sequence ATGTCGTTGGACAAACTAGAACCGGCTGCTAAGGGAGCCGTTGGCGTTTATCTGCCCTACTATCAGGGCGCAAAACGCAACGTGTTGCCCTTTGCGATCGGGCTATACCAAAAGGGATCGATCGAAGGTAAACGTCGCATTGAAGGCGGTGACGATATTCCCTTTGTGGCCACCTGGCGTGTTTCCACCCTGCCGGCCGACCTAACCCGCTGTCGAATTCAGTTTGATGGCAATGCAGAATTAAGCTACGAAGTGTCCATGGCTAATTTTGAATTTATTAGCTTTCTAATTGATGTGTTAATTGACTATAAAAAAACGCGGGTGACGGATTTTTCAAAGGCCTTTTATCGCAAGCTTCTGAGCCATTTGGAATAG
- a CDS encoding uracil-DNA glycosylase family protein: protein MSATDPVSEQISLFDFGGIAPPAPPPPPAIDLERIPLDGRQPIPPGTYNSLEALFAHCRQCQRCELAGGRTNVVVGRGLPTAPIMIIGEGPGQTEDETGLPFVGRSGQLLEKILESVRIDLATEVYICNVVRCRPPGNRTPTPEEAAACRPYLMEQIRLVDPKIILLTGATAVRGVTGRKDGITKIRGQWLEWEGRLCMPIFHPAYLLRNQSREKGSPKWLMWQDIQVVRAKLDEFLGRSPIEIQD from the coding sequence GTGTCCGCCACTGATCCCGTGAGCGAGCAAATTAGTCTGTTCGATTTTGGGGGCATTGCACCGCCGGCCCCCCCACCTCCGCCCGCGATCGACCTCGAACGGATTCCCCTAGACGGTCGGCAACCCATTCCACCGGGAACCTACAACAGCCTTGAAGCGCTGTTTGCCCATTGCCGCCAATGCCAGCGTTGCGAACTGGCCGGCGGTCGCACCAATGTGGTGGTCGGTCGCGGATTGCCCACGGCCCCGATCATGATCATTGGCGAAGGGCCGGGCCAAACGGAGGACGAAACCGGGTTGCCCTTTGTGGGGCGATCGGGACAGTTGCTCGAAAAAATCCTGGAATCCGTGCGCATTGACCTGGCCACGGAAGTCTATATCTGCAACGTGGTGCGCTGTCGGCCGCCCGGCAACCGCACCCCCACCCCCGAGGAAGCGGCGGCCTGCCGGCCCTACCTGATGGAGCAGATTCGGTTAGTGGATCCGAAAATTATCTTGCTGACCGGAGCCACGGCGGTGCGCGGCGTGACCGGTCGCAAGGATGGGATCACCAAAATTCGGGGCCAGTGGCTGGAATGGGAAGGGCGGCTTTGTATGCCCATTTTCCATCCCGCTTACCTGTTGCGAAATCAGTCGAGAGAGAAGGGCAGCCCCAAATGGCTGATGTGGCAAGACATTCAGGTGGTGCGGGCCAAGCTGGATGAATTTTTGGGTCGATCGCCCATTGAGATTCAGGACTAA
- the bchI gene encoding magnesium chelatase ATPase subunit I has protein sequence MTATVVSSETRRRPVFPFTAIVGQEEMKLALMLNVIDPKIGGVLIVGDRGTGKSTTIRALADLLPEIDVVDGDPFNSDPRDPELMSDEVRDRALAGQSLPVVQRKVQMVDLPLGATEDRVCGTIDIEKALAEGVKAFEPGLLAKANRGILYVDEVNLLDDHLVDVLLDSAASGWNTVEREGISIRHPARFVLVGSGNPEEGELRPQLLDRFGMHAEIRTVKEPNLRVQIVEERSAFDSSPQSYLDRCQTEQQALQAKLVNARNLLPSVELDYDLRVQISQVCSELDVDGLRGDIVTNRAAKAIAALEGRTQVTVDDIRRVIVLCLRHRLRKDPLETIDSGYKVEKTFCSVFGLPFEQN, from the coding sequence GTGACCGCAACCGTTGTCAGTTCCGAAACCCGCCGCCGGCCCGTGTTTCCCTTCACGGCGATCGTCGGTCAAGAAGAAATGAAGTTGGCGTTGATGCTCAACGTCATTGACCCCAAGATTGGGGGTGTGTTGATCGTTGGCGATCGGGGCACGGGCAAATCCACCACGATTCGCGCCCTGGCCGACTTGCTCCCAGAAATCGATGTGGTGGACGGCGACCCCTTCAACAGCGACCCCCGCGACCCGGAATTGATGAGCGACGAGGTGCGCGATCGGGCGTTGGCGGGTCAGTCCTTGCCCGTGGTGCAGCGCAAGGTGCAAATGGTTGACCTGCCCTTGGGAGCCACCGAAGACCGCGTTTGCGGCACGATCGACATTGAAAAAGCCCTGGCCGAAGGGGTGAAAGCCTTTGAACCGGGCCTGTTGGCCAAGGCCAATCGCGGCATCCTTTACGTGGATGAAGTGAACCTGCTCGATGACCACTTGGTTGATGTGCTGCTGGATTCGGCGGCCTCGGGCTGGAACACGGTGGAACGCGAAGGGATTTCGATTCGCCACCCAGCACGGTTTGTGTTGGTGGGTTCCGGCAACCCGGAAGAAGGGGAACTGCGGCCCCAACTGCTCGATCGGTTCGGGATGCACGCGGAAATTCGCACCGTGAAGGAGCCGAACCTGCGGGTGCAAATTGTGGAAGAGCGATCGGCCTTTGACAGCAGCCCCCAAAGCTACCTCGATCGTTGCCAAACGGAACAGCAAGCCCTGCAAGCCAAGCTGGTGAACGCCCGGAACCTGCTGCCCTCGGTGGAGCTGGACTACGATTTGCGGGTGCAAATTTCCCAGGTTTGTTCTGAGCTGGATGTGGACGGGTTACGGGGCGACATCGTGACCAACCGGGCCGCCAAGGCGATCGCCGCCCTCGAAGGTCGCACCCAAGTAACCGTCGATGACATCCGCCGGGTAATTGTGCTCTGCTTGCGTCACCGGCTGCGGAAGGATCCGCTGGAGACGATCGACTCGGGCTATAAGGTTGAGAAAACGTTCTGCTCGGTCTTTGGCTTACCCTTCGAGCAAAATTAG
- a CDS encoding phosphotransacetylase family protein, with protein MPFRPRHLIVGSTEEYSGKSAVLLGLAHLLATKDIKIGYGKPLGGLMTATDGEDADVRLIRETLNLPSDRLLPTLVQLTSDAVLKRLQGEDPTNYSALLEDYGNTSAELVLMEGPASLQEGSLFELSMAQAARTLDASVLLVCSYEPTLTVDRLMAARELLGDRLAGVVLNRLPAKELDAVNGVARPFLESQGIPVLGLLPRNSLLRSVSVGELVRQLDAEVLCCRDRLELMVEDLKIGAMNVNSALKYFRKGNNMAVVTGGDRADIQFAALETSTHCLILTGQVPPDPTIIARAEELEVPVLTVDLDTLTTVEIVDRAFGQVRLQEPIKIQCIRHLMGEHFDLDRLLARLGMEPAAV; from the coding sequence GTGCCGTTTCGTCCCAGGCATTTGATCGTCGGTTCTACGGAAGAGTACAGCGGCAAATCAGCGGTATTGCTAGGGCTGGCTCATCTGTTGGCCACCAAGGACATCAAGATCGGTTACGGGAAGCCGCTCGGTGGCCTGATGACGGCCACGGATGGCGAAGATGCGGATGTGCGGCTGATCCGCGAGACATTGAACCTCCCGAGCGATCGACTGCTGCCGACGCTGGTACAACTAACCTCCGATGCGGTGCTCAAGCGGTTGCAAGGGGAAGACCCCACCAACTACAGCGCCTTGCTGGAGGATTATGGCAACACCAGCGCTGAGTTGGTGCTGATGGAGGGGCCCGCCTCCTTGCAAGAGGGCAGTTTGTTTGAACTATCCATGGCCCAAGCGGCGCGAACGCTGGATGCGTCTGTGTTGCTGGTTTGTTCCTATGAACCCACCCTGACGGTCGATCGGCTGATGGCCGCTCGGGAGCTGCTGGGCGATCGGCTGGCGGGCGTGGTGCTGAACCGTTTGCCTGCCAAGGAACTGGACGCGGTGAACGGTGTGGCGCGGCCATTTTTAGAGTCCCAAGGCATTCCCGTTTTGGGGCTGCTGCCGCGCAACTCCCTGCTGCGGAGTGTCAGCGTGGGTGAACTGGTGCGCCAACTGGATGCGGAAGTGCTCTGTTGCCGCGATCGCCTGGAACTGATGGTGGAAGACCTGAAGATCGGGGCCATGAACGTGAATTCGGCCCTCAAGTATTTCCGCAAGGGCAACAACATGGCCGTGGTGACCGGGGGCGATCGGGCAGATATTCAATTCGCAGCCCTGGAAACCTCAACCCATTGCTTGATTCTGACGGGGCAAGTGCCGCCGGATCCGACAATCATCGCCCGCGCCGAAGAGTTGGAAGTTCCGGTGCTGACGGTGGATCTGGACACGTTGACCACGGTGGAAATTGTCGATCGGGCCTTTGGGCAAGTGCGTTTGCAGGAACCGATTAAAATTCAATGCATCCGCCACTTGATGGGTGAGCATTTCGATCTCGATCGACTGCTGGCCCGCCTGGGAATGGAACCCGCTGCCGTCTAG
- a CDS encoding N-acetyltransferase family protein, with translation MISIDNPQPATVQIRSAQPADVAALFHLIEALAAYEKLSHQVTGSPEALRSHLFGDRPFAESLVAEAQPTAGGAASIVGMALFFYNYSTFLTRPGLYLEDLFVLPAYRGQGLGKGLLQAVIDRAKSQQCGRVEWSVLDWNAPAIAFYEHMGATVLPDWRICRVLLPEAIA, from the coding sequence GTGATTTCCATCGACAATCCCCAACCGGCCACCGTCCAGATCCGATCGGCCCAGCCTGCGGATGTGGCGGCCCTCTTTCACCTGATTGAAGCCCTGGCCGCCTACGAAAAACTCAGCCACCAGGTCACCGGTTCCCCGGAAGCCCTGCGATCGCACCTGTTTGGCGATCGACCCTTTGCCGAATCCCTGGTGGCCGAAGCCCAGCCCACAGCGGGCGGCGCGGCCAGCATCGTCGGAATGGCGCTGTTTTTCTATAACTATTCAACTTTTCTGACCCGGCCGGGCTTGTATCTCGAAGATCTGTTTGTGTTGCCGGCCTATCGGGGCCAGGGTTTGGGGAAAGGACTCTTGCAGGCGGTGATCGATCGGGCCAAATCGCAACAGTGCGGGCGGGTGGAGTGGAGCGTGCTGGACTGGAATGCTCCGGCGATCGCGTTTTATGAGCACATGGGCGCAACGGTTTTGCCCGACTGGCGAATTTGTCGGGTGCTGTTGCCTGAAGCGATCGCCTGA
- the modA gene encoding molybdate ABC transporter substrate-binding protein — MGLIVGMVAGCRVDWNGPNGQAKPQQTLTVSAAASLQPALTTLQAEYRLVEPTVQLSLNFGSSGALKQQILQGAPVDLFISADAKTMAELAGAGLVDPATQRDLLSNELVLVARPGVPLRKWQDVAGPEVKFLAIGDPERVPVGRYARATLVSLDLWRAVQPKLVLGQDARQVLTAVVTGNADAGVVYASDVRRSTEPPLGLVLVGDAPPGSHPPITYPIAVMAKTRQPAAARQFADWLGKPTARSIFVRYGFVPLSLGSSLPLPRPVAAPERSPAHS, encoded by the coding sequence ATGGGTCTGATCGTGGGAATGGTGGCGGGATGTCGTGTGGACTGGAACGGCCCCAATGGCCAAGCAAAACCCCAACAAACCCTGACCGTTTCTGCGGCCGCCAGCTTGCAACCCGCCCTCACCACCCTGCAAGCGGAATATCGCCTGGTGGAACCCACGGTGCAGTTAAGCCTCAATTTCGGTTCTTCCGGTGCGCTCAAGCAGCAAATTTTGCAAGGGGCCCCCGTGGATCTGTTCATTTCAGCCGATGCCAAAACCATGGCGGAGTTGGCGGGGGCGGGCCTGGTGGATCCGGCAACCCAACGAGATCTGCTCTCCAATGAGTTGGTCTTGGTGGCCCGGCCCGGGGTTCCCCTGCGCAAGTGGCAAGATGTGGCTGGGCCGGAGGTGAAATTTTTGGCGATCGGGGATCCGGAACGAGTGCCAGTCGGTCGCTATGCCCGCGCCACGTTGGTGTCTTTGGATCTTTGGAGAGCCGTGCAACCGAAGTTGGTTTTGGGCCAGGATGCCAGACAGGTGTTGACAGCGGTGGTGACCGGCAATGCGGATGCGGGGGTGGTATATGCCTCCGATGTGCGTCGATCGACTGAACCGCCACTGGGTTTGGTGTTGGTGGGAGATGCGCCGCCGGGATCCCATCCGCCCATCACTTACCCGATCGCGGTGATGGCCAAAACGCGCCAACCGGCCGCCGCTCGCCAATTTGCTGACTGGTTGGGGAAACCCACCGCCCGATCGATCTTTGTCCGCTATGGGTTTGTGCCCCTGAGCTTGGGGAGTTCCTTACCCTTGCCGCGTCCGGTGGCTGCCCCTGAGCGATCGCCCGCCCACTCATGA
- a CDS encoding glycosyltransferase family 2 protein, protein MTEPLLDRDALDRTTAESGDQWDWSGGLEGRRRKAATALFALWSTVVMLHYAAWGPAFVWVVTVLAGAYVLRVMAAPQAAVTARSTDQRAAIAPDLSRSPVAWAADAWPSVAVLVSAKDEEAVIGALVKRLCAIDYPADRYEVWIIDDGSSDRTPQVLQQLQTVYPQLRVLRRPPGAGGGKSGALNAAVAQARGEILVVFDADAQMQPDLLRQVVPVFARSSVGAVQLRKAIVQAEALDVHPDRDNFWIRGQQAEMALDSHLQGQRARLGGVGELRGNGEFIRRAALEQCGGFNEATITDDLDLAVRLHLNGWDIECLMFPAVLEEGVTRLKALWHQRNRWAEGGYQRYLDYWRAIAGNRGGAAKTLDLAVFLLFQYLVPQMIVADWVVAGIRGDGPVLTPLATAGLLLSALGMVLGLRLVAAGTESPTHWGDRLVSWLRTLSKTALGLVYMLHWFPVIASMGLRIAVRPKQLKWVKTAHAGSGELAIELDDLDSDHS, encoded by the coding sequence ATGACGGAACCACTTCTTGACCGGGATGCTCTCGATCGAACCACGGCGGAATCGGGCGACCAGTGGGATTGGAGCGGTGGCCTCGAAGGGCGGCGGCGCAAGGCGGCCACCGCTCTCTTCGCCCTCTGGTCCACGGTGGTGATGTTGCACTATGCGGCTTGGGGGCCGGCCTTTGTGTGGGTGGTGACGGTGTTGGCGGGGGCCTATGTGCTGCGGGTGATGGCGGCTCCTCAGGCGGCGGTGACCGCGCGATCGACCGACCAACGCGCGGCGATCGCCCCAGATCTTTCCCGATCGCCGGTTGCTTGGGCGGCGGATGCTTGGCCTTCGGTGGCGGTGTTGGTGTCAGCCAAGGATGAGGAAGCGGTGATTGGGGCGCTGGTGAAACGCCTCTGCGCGATCGACTATCCAGCCGATCGCTACGAAGTTTGGATTATTGACGACGGCAGCAGCGATCGCACGCCCCAGGTGTTGCAACAACTGCAAACGGTTTATCCGCAATTGCGCGTTTTGCGGCGGCCGCCGGGGGCCGGGGGCGGCAAGTCCGGCGCGTTGAATGCGGCTGTGGCCCAGGCTCGGGGCGAAATTCTGGTGGTGTTTGACGCGGATGCTCAAATGCAGCCGGATCTATTGCGGCAGGTGGTTCCAGTTTTTGCCCGATCGAGCGTTGGCGCGGTGCAGTTGCGCAAGGCGATTGTGCAAGCGGAAGCCCTTGATGTTCATCCCGATCGCGACAACTTTTGGATTCGAGGTCAGCAGGCAGAAATGGCCCTCGACAGCCACCTCCAAGGACAACGGGCCCGCTTGGGTGGCGTGGGTGAGCTGCGGGGCAATGGTGAATTTATTCGGCGTGCTGCCCTCGAACAATGCGGCGGATTCAACGAAGCCACCATTACCGACGACTTGGATTTGGCCGTGCGGCTGCACCTGAACGGTTGGGATATTGAATGCTTAATGTTCCCGGCGGTTTTGGAAGAGGGTGTGACCCGCCTCAAGGCCCTGTGGCATCAGCGGAACCGCTGGGCCGAAGGGGGCTACCAACGCTATCTCGACTATTGGCGGGCGATCGCCGGGAATCGCGGTGGAGCTGCCAAAACCTTGGATTTAGCCGTGTTTTTGCTATTCCAATACCTCGTTCCCCAAATGATTGTGGCTGACTGGGTTGTGGCCGGCATTCGGGGCGATGGACCCGTGCTGACTCCGCTGGCTACGGCGGGGCTGTTGCTCTCGGCCTTGGGGATGGTTTTGGGGTTGCGATTGGTGGCGGCGGGCACCGAATCTCCCACCCATTGGGGCGATCGCCTGGTCAGTTGGTTGCGCACCCTCAGCAAAACCGCCTTGGGTTTGGTGTATATGCTGCACTGGTTCCCCGTCATTGCCAGCATGGGTTTGCGGATTGCGGTGCGGCCCAAGCAGTTGAAATGGGTGAAAACGGCCCACGCCGGTTCCGGGGAACTGGCGATCGAGCTAGATGATCTCGACTCCGACCATTCCTAG
- a CDS encoding N-acetyltransferase, with translation MDVVTLKPARSPDRDLVLPLISQLYEHESIEFALDRVGPALDRLLAQPDWGTVLLIQPESDPQPDRPSIAGYALLAYLYSLEFGGMVALLDELWISEAWRGQGLGRKTMTAIEQFCGDRGLVALRLEVGKTNTVARSLYQSLGFQDLDRDFWTKRLG, from the coding sequence ATGGATGTGGTGACCTTAAAACCAGCCCGATCGCCCGATCGGGATTTGGTGCTGCCCTTAATTAGTCAGCTTTATGAGCATGAGTCCATTGAATTTGCGCTCGATCGGGTGGGGCCCGCGCTCGATCGGCTCCTGGCCCAACCGGATTGGGGCACGGTGCTTTTGATTCAGCCGGAAAGTGATCCCCAGCCCGATCGCCCCTCCATTGCCGGTTATGCCTTGTTGGCCTACCTTTACAGCCTCGAATTTGGCGGGATGGTGGCGCTGCTCGATGAGTTGTGGATTAGCGAAGCCTGGCGCGGCCAAGGGCTAGGGCGCAAAACCATGACGGCGATCGAGCAGTTCTGTGGCGATCGCGGGCTGGTGGCCCTGCGGTTGGAAGTGGGCAAAACGAACACAGTTGCCCGATCGCTCTATCAATCCTTGGGGTTCCAGGATCTCGATCGCGACTTTTGGACCAAGCGCCTCGGCTGA
- a CDS encoding DUF6761 family protein: MLQDPRAVRHFQKIADTIAELWNRGYRFDDMRMYLDGYLAALRYTESLEAFSINRLEEEATRYLYDPSNYDMVQPQPDLVE; the protein is encoded by the coding sequence ATGCTTCAAGACCCTAGAGCCGTCCGCCACTTTCAAAAAATCGCCGATACGATCGCTGAACTGTGGAATCGGGGCTACCGCTTTGACGATATGCGGATGTACCTTGACGGTTACTTGGCAGCCCTGCGTTATACCGAGTCCTTGGAAGCGTTTTCGATTAATCGTCTCGAAGAGGAAGCCACGCGCTATCTCTACGACCCATCCAACTACGATATGGTGCAACCTCAGCCGGATTTGGTTGAATAG